A region from the Arachis ipaensis cultivar K30076 chromosome B01, Araip1.1, whole genome shotgun sequence genome encodes:
- the LOC107633013 gene encoding NEP1-interacting protein-like 2 produces the protein MGLVFCSLSKFLLCAISGALTLCFAVAGALTGAIAGALAAKATHSGLLRGASLGAVAGAILSVEILEASRAYWCMEQTGSRGTSSMADFIEELVRARLIEESISPDILTAYNLQFEQVAHGNRGYDEIHDVNNVVASRGMTKDSLNKLPQHVILKDMKAEDTCCAICLQDIVVGETARSLPRCRHTFHLTCVDRWLVKNHSCPVCRRTV, from the exons ATGGGTCTCGTGTTTTGCTCCCTCTCCAAATTCTTATTATGCGCCATTTCTGGAGCTCTCACGCTGTGTTTTGCCGTAG CTGGAGCCCTTACCGGAGCTATAGCTGGTGCTTTAGCTGCTAAGGCAACTCACAGTGGTTTGCTGCGGGGAGCTTCATTGGGCGCTGTTGCTGGGGCTATACTCTCGGTGGAAATCTTGGAAGCTTCCCGTGCATATTGGTGCATGGAGCAAACTGGCTCACGGGGCACGTCATCTATG GCAGATTTCATAGAGGAACTTGTTCGTGCTAGGCTTATAGAGGAATCAATTTCACCTGACATTTTAACTGCTTACAATTTGCAG TTTGAACAGGTTGCCCATGGTAATAGAGGCTACGATGAGATTCACGATGTTAATAATGTAGTAGCATCAAGAGGAATGACAAAGGATTCATTGAACAAGTTACCACAACATGTCATCTTGAAGGACATGAAGGCAGAGGATACCTGCTGTGCAATATGTTTACAG GACATTGTTGTAGGAGAAACTGCAAGAAGCTTACCACGTTGTCGTCATACATTTCACTTGACATGTGTGGACAGATGGCTAGTCAAGAATCACTCTTGTCCTGTTTGCAGACGAACCGTGTAG